One part of the Anser cygnoides isolate HZ-2024a breed goose chromosome 9, Taihu_goose_T2T_genome, whole genome shotgun sequence genome encodes these proteins:
- the LOC106040346 gene encoding uncharacterized protein isoform X1, with the protein MHRVPEPVAAIRGWQRHCVRCEQVGDLVSPVAELKEGVERLRAIREREQEIDWWSNSLPGLKKKHWGETPQIVVDPLPCCCQAEGVDLGYEEEWKRVPAWRCRQRPSLLASPSQVPVHNRFEALELERPVGEDVFKSPPRRLPRARKSTPCLKTAFTKKERRVIVVGDSLFRGPEGPVCRPDPTCREVCCLPEAQVKDIAQNLPSLVCPSDYCPLLIVQSGSDEIFERSLKAIKRDFRGQGWLVDGAGVQVVVSSVPSVAGNGTERTRKAHLINTWLRDCCHHRNFGFFDHGALYLAPGLIAADASPLSPSGKWILAQELAGLIERVLN; encoded by the coding sequence atgcacagagtgcctgagcctgttgctgccatcagAGGGTGGCAGAGACACtgtgtgaggtgtgagcaggtgggTGACCTGGTCAGCCcggtggcagagctcaaggaaGGGGTGGAGAGGTTAAGGGCTATCAGGGAGCGTGAGcaggagatagactggtggagcaactctCTGCCAGGcctgaaaaaaaagcactggggtgagacaccccaaatagtggtggaccccctgccctgttgctgtcAGGCAGAGGGAGTGGACCTAGGATACGAGGAGGAATGGAAACGGGTACCAGCTTGGCGCTGCAGGCAACGCCCCTCCCTACTAGCCtcgccttcccaggtgcccgTACATAACAGGTTTGAGGCcttggagcttgagagaccggtgggtgaggacgTGTTCAAAAGTCCACCCAGGAGGttgcctagggcgaggaagtcGACTCCGTGCCTCAAGACTGCCttcaccaagaaagaaagaagggtaatcGTTGTAGGCGACTCTCTTTTCAGGGGACCAGAGGGCCCTGTAtgtcggcctgaccctacctgtagggaagtctgctgcctccctgagGCCCAGGTCAAGGACATTGCCCAAAACCTTCCCAGCCTGGTTTGCCCCTCTGATTACTGTCCTTTATTGATAGTCCAGTCTGGCAGTGATGAAATAtttgagagaagcctgaaggctatcaaaagggacttcaggggaCAGGGGTGGTTAgtagatggagcgggagtacaggtggtggtTTCCTCTGTCCCTTCAGTGGCAGGGAATGGTACAGAGAGGAcccggaaagcccacctgataaacacaTGGCTCAGAGACTGCTGCcatcacagaaattttgggttttttgaccatggggcacTTTACTTAGCACCTGGCCTGATAGCTGCAGATGCGTCCCCCCTATCTCCAAGTGGAAAATGGATTCtagcacaggagctggcagggctcattgagagggttttaaactag